Sequence from the Candidatus Krumholzibacteriota bacterium genome:
CCTGACAGAACGTTTTATCCCTCCGCCCTTCTTTTCGATATCGAGATAGCTCTCCCCCCTTATCCGGGATTCATACTCATCAGCCCTGTAACCGGCAAATACGGCGTGCGTGTGAGGATCGACCCAGCCCGGCATGATTACCCTGCCACCGGCGTCGATATTCTCCGATATCTCCGCGCCCTTGATCTGCGCGAGCACTTCTTCCTGATTTCCTATAGCTGAAATTCTTCCTCTACTGACAGCAATCGCACCACCCCTGACCACTCCCGGGTCAGAGAGATGTCCTCCACGCCACGGCCCGCTGCCGAATCCCGCGGATGTGACGATCTGTCCGGCGCCAAGAAGTAGCAAATCAATGGTCTCTGGCAAGCGCCTCTCCTTGCAGAATGATACCTTTAACCTGTTCAATCCAGGCATAATGCACACAATCAAATGCGCAAATCCGATTCCGGTTTGGAATCTTCGCCCGGCACAAAGGATGGAAAATATTTATTTTCACAACATCGGGATCTTAAGCCCTGCATCCTTGGCCTTTTTAATGGCTATCTCATAGCCCGCGTCGGCATGTCTTGCAACTCCCGTGCCAGGGTCATTATCGAGACAACGTGCTAGTTTTTCACGACCTTCCGACGTTCCATCAGCAACTACGGCGAGTCCGGCATGGATCGAAAGTCCCATGCCCACTCCACCTCCGTGATGGACCGATACCCATGCCGCTCCACTCGATACGTTGAGCATCGCGTTGAGGATCGGCCAGTCGGCGACGGCATCGCTACCGTCGATCATCCCCTCCGTCTCGCGATAGGGAGATGCGACAGATCCGCTGTCGAGGTGATCGCGTCCTATCACTATCGGAGCGCTTATTTCGCCCGAAGCGACAAGATCATGCATCGCGAGACCGAATTTCTGTCTTTCCCCGTGAGCCAGCCAGCAGATCCTCGACGGCAGACCCTGGAAAGCTACCTTTTCCCTGGCCAGCCTTATCCACCTGCAGAGCGATTCGTTCTCCGGGAAGAGTTCCAGAGCAAGATCGTCTGTCCTGTAAATATCCTCTTTCTTTCCCGACATGGCGATCCAGCGAAATGGTCCTTTTCCGACGCAGAACATCGGTCTGATAAAGGCTGGAACGAAACCGGGGAAGGAAAAAGCATTCTCAAGCCCTCCCTTTTCAGCCATTCCCCTGATGTTATTTCCATAGTCGAAGGCTACAGCCCCCTTTTCCTGCATATCTATCATAGCTTTCACGTGATCGACCATCGAGGATATAGCCTCGTCAATATACCGGTCCGGATCGCTTTTACGCAAACCGGCCGCTTCATCGAGAGTATACCCTTTGGGGACATACCCGTTAAGCGGATCATGAGCTGATGTCTGGTCTGTGACTACATCGGGGATCACTCCGCGTCTTACCAGTTCCGGATAGACATCCGCGCAGTTTCCCACCAGACCGATCGATAAAGGCTTTTTCGATCGCACCGCTTCTTCCACCTTTACCAGCGCCGCGTCGAGATCAGTCTCGAGAAGATCGCAGTAGTCGGTATCCAGACGCCTTTTTATCCTCTCCCGGTCGACTTCGACGATCAGGCATACACCTGCGTTCATCGTGACCGCGAGGGGTTGCGCGCCACTCATTCCTCCAAGCCCCCCTGAAAGTACAAACCTGCCTTCGAGAGTACCCCCGAAATGCTTCCTGGCGCATTCCGAAAAGGTCTCGTAAGTCCCCTGCAGGATCCCCTGCGTCCCTATATACATCCATGAACCGGCTGTCATCTGTCCGTACATCATCAGGCCCTTGGACTCAAGTTCCCAGAAATGTTCCCAGGTCGCCCATTTAGGGACGAGAAGCGAATTGGCAAGGAGGACTCTTGGCGCGCCTTCATGCGTCTTGAATATCCCGACAGGTTTTCCCGACTGCACCAGAAGCGTCTCGTCGTTCTCAAGTCGTCTTAGCGAATCGACTATCGCGTGATAACAATCCCAGTTTCTCGCAGCTTTGCCTTTACCGCCGTATACGACCAGTTCTTCAGGTTTTTCTGCGTTTTCAGGATCGAGATTGTTCATCAGCATCCTCAACGCCGCTTCCTGAAACCATCCCTTGCAACTGATCTCATTTCCTCTCGGGGACCTTATAATAGGGGAATCCATCTCCCTTACCTCCGAACCAGGTTTTACTTTGTTTTATAACACCCTTTGTTATTAGCCTGTTACAAATATTAAGAACAGGACTTAATCAATCACAGGATACATTATTTGTCCCCCCTGCCGCAACTCTTTTGCTGAAAAGAAACCGGTACCGGTCAAATACCTTACCGGGATTACAGATGCGCATCAGACTTATCCCGGGATTTCTTCACTCGTGCGGACCGGGTCTGCCGTTGAGTGCAGAAGGGGGGTCTTTCTCTTCAAACCA
This genomic interval carries:
- the hutU gene encoding urocanate hydratase, whose amino-acid sequence is MDSPIIRSPRGNEISCKGWFQEAALRMLMNNLDPENAEKPEELVVYGGKGKAARNWDCYHAIVDSLRRLENDETLLVQSGKPVGIFKTHEGAPRVLLANSLLVPKWATWEHFWELESKGLMMYGQMTAGSWMYIGTQGILQGTYETFSECARKHFGGTLEGRFVLSGGLGGMSGAQPLAVTMNAGVCLIVEVDRERIKRRLDTDYCDLLETDLDAALVKVEEAVRSKKPLSIGLVGNCADVYPELVRRGVIPDVVTDQTSAHDPLNGYVPKGYTLDEAAGLRKSDPDRYIDEAISSMVDHVKAMIDMQEKGAVAFDYGNNIRGMAEKGGLENAFSFPGFVPAFIRPMFCVGKGPFRWIAMSGKKEDIYRTDDLALELFPENESLCRWIRLAREKVAFQGLPSRICWLAHGERQKFGLAMHDLVASGEISAPIVIGRDHLDSGSVASPYRETEGMIDGSDAVADWPILNAMLNVSSGAAWVSVHHGGGVGMGLSIHAGLAVVADGTSEGREKLARCLDNDPGTGVARHADAGYEIAIKKAKDAGLKIPML